Part of the Capsicum annuum cultivar UCD-10X-F1 chromosome 12, UCD10Xv1.1, whole genome shotgun sequence genome is shown below.
taaaggtcatatttgtgtactgtcaaagttttactttttgtgttaaaaaggcgccattttttttttattattattattattattatttctatagcTACAACACCTagctttttctttaattaaaaaatcgaatctgcgcagtaggctgaaggaagcgtccaagaagagcaaataacaccactgcgctatctaagtgccttgtttcatgtagttcaacattaatatacgtacataaatatagattttttaccttatatatataacataatttttttaccgagggggttcgggtgaaccccatggcaaccacgtaggtccgccccttcatgaatttaataatattttaataacgttaatttaatagcattgtaataacgttaatttaatatactactactatccttaataactttaatttaataacattttattaaaactatatttttttaattattagtatagtttcatctttaatttaatatttaaataaattatatttagatatattatataacttaaattcgccctctgctttataatatatatacatacccacgCAATTTTTTCGTATaaggctgacccacctaattaataaatcttcaatattgctctttttccgcaatgacaaaagaaattagatgctaTTTtaatctttgagccaaaaataatttaaaaaaataatagtgaaaagtcatttaaaagacatatttgtgcagttttgaatagttaaaggtcatatttgtgcactgtcaaagtttaaggacatatttatgtattatgcccttagattttaagctggacatgtccaattttgcgtgttgaacacgcgttgtgtcacgtaggattggaggtcatatttatgcagttctaaatagttaaaggtcatatttgtgcactgtcaaagtttaaggtcaaagttataatttggtgtcaagtttagggtcattctTATGTATTAACTCTAAGCAAAAAGGTACACAAAATTACTTGATATAGTTTTTATCTTCTCCAGTCTATGACAATTGTCTTCatcctaaaattaaaaaaatatatatttaatatgcaTTACATGCTAAGTGAATGTGGATGTGCAGGATAAGTGAGTTTCTCTATATAATAAGTAAATTCTAGTTATTTTTCTTCATCTCAGAATCTTGAACTTTCCACCAACTCAAATCATTTTCTTATTaagctagtttttctatttttagatgTTGTTGTTTTCACTAAGGCTCCTCCACTCCCCTCTcacaaaatatcattaattttttttatgagtaCATCTTTGAATTTCTTACTGTTTTCTTACGTCTATCCCATTATCATTTTGTAACTAAGTagatataatttttgtatatagttCTGACTATTGAACCTTAAGACGTATTAGTATCACGAATCTGGATGCATTTGGTTGGGGAAGGGGGATTAAACTTTTGAAAATTGAAAGCAAAAAGGAACACAAAATTTCTTGATACTATTTTTAGCTTCTCCAATATATGTCAATCATACTCACtctaaaatagaaagaaaatatgtaATGTGCATTAAATGCTATGTAAATGTGGATGTGCAGGATGGGTAGATACGCCTTTGAGTTtctcaatataataaataaattctcatcattttcttcatataaGGATCATGAATTTTCCACTCACTCGTGTCATTTTCTTACTAAgctattttcttcattttttgatATAGTTGTTTTTGCTAAGACCTCTTCACTCTCATCTCACAAAATATCATTAGCTTTTTTTTTACAAGTACATCtttgaatttctaaaagtttTCTTACATCTATCCCATTTTCATTTTACAACTAActtgatataattttttatatagatACACAAAATTTCTTGATACTATTTTTATCTTCTCCTCTATCAGCCAATCAAACTCATCctaaaataggaagaaaatattTAATGTACATTAGATGCTAGGTGAATGTGGATGTGTAGGATGGTAGGTGCGCCTTTGAGTTTctctatataataaataaattctcatcCTGAGATAAGGAAAAATGATGAGAATTTGCttattatatagaaaaatttaaaggCATACCTACCATCTTGCTCATCCACATTCACTTAACATCTACTGCATATTAAAtattctctttctatttttgagTGAGTATGATTGACATATactgaagaagataaaaatatatcaagTAATTTTGTGTATCTTTTTGCTTAGGATTTTCAAAAGTTTAATCCCCCTCCCCCCCAAATCATATGTATCCATATTCACGATACAAATGAGCCTTAAGATCCAATAATCCAATCTATATAAGAAATTATATCTagttaattacaaaataaaaatgggaTAGAAGTGAAAAAACATTAAGAAATTCAAGATGTACTCATAAAAAAAAGCTAATGATATTTTGTGAGAGGGGAGTGAAGGAGCCTTAgcgaaaacaacaaaaaatagcttagtaaaaaaataatttgagtgGGTGAAAAATTCAAGATTCTAAGATGAGGATAAATGACGAGAATTTGTTTGTTATATAGAGAAACTCAAAGAAGTATCTGCCCATCCTGCACATCCACATTCACCTAGCATCTAATgcacattaaatatttttttttctgttttaggGTGAGTATGATTGGCATATACGGGAGaagatcaaaataataacaaatattttGTGTACTGTTTTCCTTAGGATTTCAAAAGTTTAAACCCCCCCGCCCCCCACCCTCAACCACATGCatttatattcatgatactaataagtcttaaggttcaatagtcagatctatataaatatttatatctaattagtcacaaaataaaaatgagatagaAGTAAGAAAATCTGAAGAAATTCAAAGATGTACTTATAAAAAAGCTAATGATATTTTGTGAGAGGAGAGTTGAGGGGCCttagaaaaaataagaatatcTAATAATGGAGAAAATAGCTTAGTAAGAAAATGATTTAAGTGGGTGAAAAATTCAAGACCCtaagatgaagaaaaatgatgAGAATTTGgttattattataaagagaaactTTAAAGCATACCTACTCATCCTTCACATCCAAATGCACTTAGCATGTAATGCACATTAagtattttcttttagttttaggGTGAGTACAATTGAAATATACtggagaataaaaataatatcaagtaatTTCGTGTACCTATTTGCTTaggattttcaaaatttttatcacTTATCCCCTCCTCCCCTCCGCCTCAACCACACATATTCATACTTGTGATACTAATAAGTCTTAAGGTCCAATAGTCAGATGTAACACTCCGCACTATCGGGCTAAAGTTTGAACAGTTCTTTCTATGCGTATAGACCCGAATCCAATGatttctttttaatatatgtgtgatgatcaatcatatagtgtgtgaataccttcaaatatgaattgaggtcacaaaaatacccaaactcaaagacgagttgaaaacgcTTCTATCGATTAAATTTTGATGAACGTCTTAAATTGAATCAACTTCCATCGAATATAACTTCTTGTATAGAATGAGTTAGAGGGTctactatataccaaataaaaGGTCTTCAAGTCTTCTATCCAACTcaactagtttcaccttaattcgatagcGTAGTAGAAAGTCATGTTCATTTTACTTCGGAGTGTCAGACTACCAAAAAGTGACGATGAAGCTAACGACTTGTCAACTAGGTGATGACCAAGTTGACGAGCTGTCAACTAAGTGACGGCCCATCAAGCCTAGTCGTCAGGCTAGGGTAGTAAGTGGTAAAATCCAGCCCAAAATTGATGACCTAGGTGACGAGCCATCACTTGAGTGATGGGCCATCAACCTTGATCGTCAACTGATGAAATTCTGCGACTTCTTTAGgaatattttggtcttttcctcactctAAAAACCTTGTCAACTAATTAAATTGCACCTTaagcattattaatcaacttttatTAGTTTTACAACATCccaaatcctctccactctcaaacACAAGATCAAACTAGGATTTTCCTCTAAgtttaaattttcaagaaaagggtcaagattTGAGTTCCAATCCTCAAACTAAACAACATAAGGTACGTGgagttttcctaaactacatggacATGGTAAAATCTTCTTAATTTTCTTAAAGTTTGAAAAATCATGAACTTACAAAAGGGTTTGAATTTATATTTAGAATCATGCATCATGAAACCttcttgatataaatattttggtcttgaggccttccccctTAAACTCGAAGGTTGAaacttgaattgagagcatgaagaaTTATAATTCCTATCTTGTTATAAAACCCCTTATTTTCATATGTTGTGCATTATTCAATTGCATACTGAGAAGCATGATtcaaatgtctttactattttttttgcCTTGATTTTGGATACAAACTGAAGAAAGGGTGATTCTTACTAATATAACTAAAAAGTGGTGATTTAAAGAGATTGTATGGTTTGTTAtaaaatacttgaccaccacatatttgttgaaatattgaaaagagagtctttgcataatttgacatatgttttgaaatacaAATTCTTTTGAAAATTGTTTGAGTGATAtagtggtccaaactttatgttttgaatgaagagaCAGGAACTTGATATTTTATGGTTTAGAGATATGACTTGTAAGTTTTGGTATGAAGGTACCAAAACAGATGAATGTTATAACAGagtaagattttcaaattttgatttcaaaaaatccatgtcttaaagagttaaaatggtcttaaagagagttaggtggttacccaaaaaaggttcgagttcagataactcatagcCTGAAACTGTGTTTTGTCGAAACGGGTTTATTATGTGTCCAAGAGGGACTGTATGTTGGCCTAGTTCCCCTTGGCgtattagagatagagactccaatccttgcggcaaacttgagTTGGGGGCTTAGCCGTcaagtcaagggcggattccataaaGCCTATGGGATTgtagagttgtagggtgtaccacctaactcaaaagtaaaacaaagagtgagTCTTGGCtttaaagaaatgtttcaaagtccttaaagtgtgcccatgtgttttcatatattatatgtaaaatattttatgaatttctctcacttatgttatatataaatacattattttgaatttctttgcgtaccagtacatctgtattatcCCCCTATATTTCAGAATCTGAGATACAGTCCCGGGGTCCCGCTAAGTAGTAAACTGGGTTGTCTGAAGTTGCAATTAGTGAGCCTCCTTTATTTCGAAAGGCCTTGTTGATTTgacattgatattttattttagttcatggtccaactggggaccttgtcccagtaTTCAGACAAAAGTTATTttcatattgttagagatttcgtagaTTGGTGTCATGTATTTTTGAATGGTTATGAACTTATATTCGATTTTGTTCAATTGAGTAagagaatgaccatgtttccattttggCTATGTTTTCCGTATTTCCTTATAGTATAAGAGAATGAGTTATGCTTTCCGTTTTAGCGCCTGGGCTTTcttggtttgggatgctcatcatgGCCTAGGCCTCGGCtcgagtcgtgacaaacttggtatcagagcatggttcatggtcctagagAGTCTACGAAAttgtgtctagtaaagtctttcTTATAGGTGTATTGTACACCAAACTTAtcgggcatttaggagttgtttcttattctttcattctctagttcatgctatagcgccgtccatatgaaagttatccaaattccttccttttTCTAATTTCATGGGTCATGCCTCATTATTGATGcaatacaagtctaagagtctagctcccccGGTGAGGTGGTTCTCTATAATAGAGTTATCCCTATGAGACAGCGCAAGGGCTTGAGAGGAatccattagtgcttcaaggtgtattgattcgagTGTATACCTTTATCTTGATAAAATCGTGCTTTCGGGCCTGAGGTacgaagtgtattcagtcctctttcaaaattcttattgcagatgtcatttataagggtaatgatgtgtaacagaatgttggaactgtatttctacccgagtagtagtatatataaaagtgtcatgacctattggtagtgagatggtccaagaagttggtgatatggaGTCACAAAGTTataagtcagagtgagggtgacttttgtgtaaataaagagttttagttgtataatcgtTGAGTGATGTCACACCtattttttaaccaaaagaaagattattttaagttcgaaaaggatttttattattaagtgacaaaagattgaaaatttatttcgaaaaaggattatttaccttttttattcagagtcgccacttgacataaatcacatgtgtcaagtcacctttggaaatcccttttcaaaacggtttgactctaaaactgatccgcgaacagagattccgactaagaaATTCAgttgatcgagggaaaggtgttaggcacccctcggtcccgtggttcgatcacggtcgcttggtggatcatatcggctaatttggcattaagaatgtataaaccacatcaaacacataaaacaagcaaacaaacacaAACGAAACGAATCCCGAAAAATATAATGTCTAGtctaattatacagtccaaaaatagaaaaatgcaaaaatgtaaacctacgctaacctacactagtcctaaagtACGCttcaatgctttacccgatgcctcgagccTTCGTCACAGACGTTCTTCCGAATATAAAATCTCTTGGGGCATACCCCggtaataaatataaatttcctcggggcatttcccgaccaaatgaatacaattgaGTCAAATGCGATAAACAAACCATTCAACAATCATTTCTAACCATCCAACAATTCacaattcctaaatttgcctacccggctTACTGTTTGCCTACCTATTTCGATTTTTCATGATTCTAACGCATTTAACATAATCAATGGAATCAAAATTGAACCAGAATCACTTTATCAATCTTTCAATCCCCGCTCCAAATTCCTTTTCACATGAATAATCAATCTCAATACGAAAATAAACAATCAAGCTCAGACAATTAAAATGCCTCGATCAGattatcaaaataatatcatcaaccaACATGAATCACGTAAGTTAGTATCAAGACATCATgacaagataaaaatataaagaaatagagttgaaaattggacctcaatttgacgCTTTATTttcgatttattgatttttgCGAATTGAAGGGAGTCTTGGAGTAACGAGTAAAGCTGTtaccatgtgaccaggaggtcaagggttcaagccttggaaatagcctctagcagaaatgcaaggtaacgCTGCGTACTACACCCTTGTGGTAGGGCCTTTCCCCCAGACACCGTgtatagcgatagctttagtgcaccgaactgtcctttttttatttttgtgaatagaaCCGTGTCCAAGATCTCGAACCGAACCTCAACCAATGATAAAAATCCAACGTCGGTATAGCTTTactgtcccccccccccccccccccccccccacaatctcaacaaaattcagtaaataGTACGCACCATACTAATACTCTACCCGTTAGACAGTTATCCCAAGATTACAATGAGTACTAAAACAATAGATGATTATGGTTGGTGGTAAATGGACGGTACTTTGCTAACCACATAGTGGCCTTCATAATAAGTTTGCCTTAAagattctaaaaataaaatggtaactcaaaaatatttgaaCCGATTTATTCAAAATTGAacttaaaaaattcaattcaattcaattcgaAATTATTTGAATTGTAATTTCTTTAAGTCAACAAAAATTTCATATCCAATCCAAATAATCGGAACACCTGCCCTAGAAAAGGGTATAGTTATATAAGTTTTCCATTTGAAATCATatccaaatgaccccttagtaaAACTCAAACGCATTAATGAAATAACAACTTGAAGGAAGTGAGCATTTTTTTCAAACCTTATCAGTTGCTTTAAGCAAGAAATGCAGGAATCTTTCGTTATCTCCCCTCTTTTCCCCCCCTCGAGAATCTTCCTCTCTCTTCAAAACCACAAAAAAGGCATAATATATAAGTACTTCAATTTTCGTTATGCACATCTAGAGTACACttcaattcattttttattatgtcGATTGAATACTTCAACTATTAAAATGAACATCAACACGCGTTCAAAATTTGTGTCACTTCAACATTCGGTTTCCATGAGGCACGCCGAAAATGAATTGGAGTATTTAGTTGTCAATTAAGACCAAACTAAAGTGACTAGACGTACACTTTCACATTCATTGAAATGTTTATTTGTGAAACTCACATCAAATATAAATAGTATCTATTTATCTGTTATGCCTTCTAATGATGAAATAATACGTTTCATTCAAACTCCACAAAAAGAGAACATTTTACCTTACTTCCTCTGTATACAAATCCCACTTTATTCAAATTGAGGCTAAATTTGAACACATGTTTGTATATTGAAAGGATATCTTAGTGTATTAAAACTTCCGTTATGTACGGGATCCAATGAATTCAGACCAAAAATCTATTATACGTAGTTTTACCTTGTACTTCTGCCGAagattattttcatgttttgaatCCTCAACCTCGtaatcacatgacaacaactttaccggttaACTATTCATGTATTATGTCCATAAAAAGGGGACTTTTTCAAAAATCCCACTTTATTCACTGCCACTGCACTGCCGactcttcttgttcttcttctttaacTTTTGTAGTTGTTCTTTCTGGAGAGTAGTGAAATCATCTAGAACAAGCCAAGAATCACTTTCCCCTTTCTCTTTTATGAACTTCTTTTAAGTTCTTGAAATGGAAAAACTTACGAAGTCCTTCAAATCTCTCTCTCCTGATATTCATCCCGAAGAAGAACAAGAGCATCAAACTCTCTTGAACCAAACTGAAAAATCCAATCTTTCCATGCAAATATCCAAACCAAACACTGAATTATCTCCTCCTTCAAAACCCTATTTCAACAAGAATGACAGCAACATCAGTACTCATCAAGATTTCAGCTTTGTGACAGAATCACCATGTTCACAACATTTACTGTTGTCCACCTCTTCTTTTAGGAAAAAATCGAATCTTCCGATGAATAGGACCAAATCAAGGCTAATGAACTCACAGGAGCAAGATCAGAGGTCTGGAGCTGTATTGAAAGACAGTGAAGTTGAAGAAGAGGACCCTTTTTCAGATGAAGATTTACCTGAGGAatacaagaaagtaaagttcaGTACATTAACTGTTCTTCAGTTGGTGAGTTTAgtttccattattgctcttttagtttgtagttttatatttattatattgaggGAAAAGAGAGCTTTTGGACTTGAAttgtggaaatgggaagtaatGATCATGGTGTTGATTTGTGGAAGATTGGTTTCTGGTTGGGGTATAAGGTTAGTTGTGTTCTTCATTGAGAGGAACTTTTTGTTGCGAAAACGCGCNNNNNNNNNNNNNNNNNNNNNNNNNNNNNNNNNNNNNNNNNNNNNNNNNNNNNNNNNNNNNNNNNNNNNNNNNNNNNNNNNNNNNNNNNNNNNNNNNNNNCGAATGAAGCTCAAACAAGATGAGAACTTGATCAGACAAAATGAAGAGAAGCTCAAAAAAGTGCTTGATGTGTATGAAAAGAGGCTCGGAGAGAGTCAGTACTTGGCTGGAGATGAATTCACTTTGGCCGATCTCTCTCACTTTCCAAACATCCAATACTTGGTGAATGGGACAGACAGAGCAGAGCTCTTCACTTCAAGAGAGAACGTGGGAAGGTGGTGGGGTGAGATATCCCGAGAATCATGGAAGAAGGTAGTTGAAATGCAGAACTCACCCTCTCCCTCCTAGGACTTGTTGAAATCATTTGTTTTGGTAGATTGTATTAATGTGTCGTTTCTAATGTTGTGACTTCTCTGTTGTCCAGTTAAGACCATCTACATCCACATCTGTGGTTTGAATAAAGTTTACTAGTTTAGACTTCCTACGGCACAAGGATGTGTATTTTCTCAAATTAATTTGCCGTTCCCTACATCTTCAGACTTACCAGATAAAACATATGCTCGAATGTCTCTAAATCCTGCTTGCTCCATCTTTTGTGGATACAAAACTGTCCTTTTCTTTtaagcataatacataaatatgacccaaaacttgacaccaaattattactttgaccttaaactttgatagtgcacaagtaggccttttaactatacaaaacctgAACAAAAAGACGCTTTGATTTTGCAACTACACGTATGTACCTCACTTGCTCTGACGTGGATTACTAATCCACTCATATGGTGCCacctaattaaaaaaaacatattataagtgtgacctttaactttgtcagtgcacaaataggccctttaactatgcaaaagctgaacaaaaaaatCCTTCAATTCCCACTCGGACACGCGCCGTTTTGCATGTACAACACGCATTTTGCCATATAGGATCGGGTTGTTTATTTGTTtaggttttaaatagttaaaggtttaagatcaatgttataatttggtatcaagtttagggtcatatttatgtattatgcctttctTTTATAAAGTGTGAGAGTGTGGACTAGTTTACATCAGCTATCACATACATACTGATACCAAAaagtcatcttttttttttttaactatgaTTTGTAGAAGTGTGGAAGTTTATGATGTGATCAGCAGTCTGAAGGTTGATAAACAAGAACATCTTATAAGCATGAGAACTAGTATAGgtaaacaaattgaaaaatacGAGGCTCATTAGAAACAGTGTAGACTA
Proteins encoded:
- the LOC107850507 gene encoding mechanosensitive ion channel protein 8 (The sequence of the model RefSeq protein was modified relative to this genomic sequence to represent the inferred CDS: added 231 bases not found in genome assembly), giving the protein MEKLTKSFKSLSPDIHPEEEQEHQTLLNQTEKSNLSMQISKPNTELSPPSKPYFNKNDSNISTHQDFSFVTESPCSQHLLLSTSSFRKKSNLPMNRTKSRLMNSQEQDQRSGAVLKDSEVEEEDPFSDEDLPEEYKKVKFSTLTVLQLVSLVSIIALLVCSFIFIILREKRAFGLELWKWEVMIMVLICGRLVSGWGIRLVVFFIERNFLLRKRALYFVYGLRNSVQNCIWLSLALIAWLCIFDKMTGGKVLPYVSSIWICLLVGAYTWLLKTLVVNASCVISCQYVFRSNS